A segment of the Ipomoea triloba cultivar NCNSP0323 chromosome 1, ASM357664v1 genome:
CAcgcaagaaagaaagaaagaaagaaagaaacgtTCGTTCGTACCGGCCAGTGAATATAATGGTTAGGCTATGAAATTTTTGTTcggaaatatatataattctcaGTCGCGTTTCGTAGGCAGGGCAGTCCGTCGTCGTCATCAGAAAACCTTAGAAAATTAAAGGACGAATTCATGGTAAATGTGGGTGTGTAAAACGTAAAAGCTAGCTAGCAATATATGTTGTTGAATGAAAAAGTGTGTGGTTTTGAGCAGGGACAAGACTACATGATGTTCTTTCTTTGCTGGAATGATGATAAAGATTATAGAGCCTCGTGAATTGCAGACTCTGCTCTGCTTTTTGTAGTAACAGTGAATGAAGCTTTGCGTGTTGCTGTtgctgtatgtatgtatgtatgaaagGTATTCAAATTTCAATACAAAGCAAAggctatcatcatcatcaccatcatcatcatcatgtatACTGAAGCATGTAATTTGACTGCCTTTATGGGACTTTAAGGAtttctttttgaatatatatatttatggtttGGACGCAGGCTCTTTTCTCTTCCTCTTTGGCACAATATATTTGTCCTTTTGGCACTGTCTTTTTgttctcatctctctctcttcttctccatctttaTTGTCCCTTTGAATAGTCATGATGAAGTCGCATCGTTAGTACCACTGCTCTGCAGATTCTTGAAACGCCGGATAGAGTTTCCCGTTTGCTTTATTCATACCATTCTTTCATGTCAGTTTCATGGCGGATTTATGCATGCCACCTACCCAAACAATACGCTAGCCTCGTAATAACACCAAAAATTCcactctactttttttttttttttttgaaatgaaaagAAGCTATTATTAAAACTAGCTAGGAAAAAACGCAATACATTCGAGGATACAAATTCTGAAAGTTTGCCGCCTTAACATGAGCTTGAGCTAACATGTTTGCTGATCTCTTAATTAAACgacaaattaaataatcaaaattagcCATAATGTTAACACAAAAGTTGGCAATGTAGCCCGTGTAAGATAGATCTTTGCTATTATGTGATAATGTTGAGATGGCACTTGTGCTATCTGATTACAACAATCTCTTAGCCACGAAAGAGCTTCTATGCATGTCATTACTTCTGCCATGTGATCAGTAAAGTTTTCCATTCGTGGCTGCCACAAAAGTTTCATTATCCGTTACCTGGTTGCTGTGCAGATTTAATACTACTCTACttgttaattaatataattaaaattttaattagcaTGTTTAGGCATGTTAATTAGCACTGTAATCCATCAGGTGATGTTTAGCTTTTAAGGCTTGAATTGGGTCAGCAGCCTACTTTTAGTTTCTGccactttaatttctttatactttCGATTTTGGTGattttactttattaaaatttaaaattgacataaattattatgtagttTGATAACACATctgttatcattttaaatggATGATCACACGATTAAATAGATACTATTAGTTCTTAGTGAGACGAAGTATTACTCTATAAAAAGTTATTTGAAATAATGAAACAAATTTGAATTTATCAACcaatttttataaaatcaatttaCCAACCAATTTTAAACAATCATTGAATTAGCAACCTGAGAGACCGAAGACTGGCCTGGATCACCGGAGaaacctgttttttttttcttttttttttttttttttttttggggtggggGTAAGGTTAGCATGTTAGTTAGCATTGCATGAGTAGAGTAATGAGTGATAAGCACGTTTGTCTAATTGTGCTTTGCATAACCTTTACATCGAGAACCAAACCACCAATTAGCGACAAGGCGTGTACTTACTAAAGGTGCTAAAATAATAAAGCTCGCCTTAAGTTTAATGATTCAAAACTATATGTTTTACATTAAAGGTGTGTTCGGAAattcgaaaaataatttattttcatgaaagataaatagaagaaaaatgATTAGCAATAGTAAATGAAATTCGTTCAAGGAAAAATTTGTTATGCTTTCAAGAAAACAACTTTTCCTCTTTTtgagggaagtcatttttcaggcGCGAGGTATTCATTTTCTTactttaaaagaaagaaaacaacgcAACTTAaactttaggttcactcaccttaagtttcaacactcacgCACCTTGAACATACAAATCAagcactttaagcacacaaaccacacattttaagaagaaaaaaaacacacctttagaaggaaaaccacgcacattaaaatttgatctagatacaaaaattaccaaattgtcaccacgtttttttgttttgtttttttgtaatCCTAGACGTTGATTTAAGCAAGATCCATGGCTCAGATTTAACtgcacaactacacagaaactGAATTCTATATATAAGTTTAAAATATAAGAATTACACAACAATAATAGAAGGaaggagaaaaaatatattattcttatgTACATAATTGTTGGACAAAGTCCTAGAGAAATTTATGCTTATACCACTTTGAATATGCTTGTTTAGATAAGAGTTACGACTCTATCTACTTCAAGCCTATTCCTATATGAATTAAGATAATCAAACCGTCCTAGGTTAGCCCATTTTAATGCCCCGCGCCTAACTTTACTGCATTAATTGGTCTATTGATATTGTGATCTTGCCCATCCAATAACTCtctaaaatcaaatttatataaattttacccaTAAAAACTACTCCTTAAAATAACttctaaaaaatgattttcgaatatgtattattattgtcCAAACTTTGTGGTCTAGCGCACCAAGTTGTACTCCCATATGAGAGGTTGTGAATTCAAACTTTAAGGTGAGATAGTTTTATAAATACACCATTAAGGTGATCTATAAATATGAGGTTGGTAATTTGGATGTGATCTCCTTTGTTTATGTGGTCGTAAGTTTTCAATAGAACCATGTAAAATCTAATGttgttcattttttatttttttgttcttgaTTTCCTAATCTTTTTTCTCAACAATTCTTATCCACAAGATGAGAACATTTGAATTTTAGTAACTCTAACAAAGACTTTTATATTCTcgttttatattataattcataTTGAACATGTTTAATTTGCTAGCATTTGCAgcaatcaattgctttcttcaAGAATATGAAGTTCGAAGTTGACCCAAACAAGTATTAGTACAGACTTTGCAGTGTTGCATACTGGCCCAGTAGAAAAATCTGTTCTTTAAACTCCCCCTTGCTTTTCAGCTCTGATTAGCTCAATCATGGAGAAACTTGAATACTACTATGCTGCAggtttactttcttttctttttctcattctTCTCAGAAAATCTGTTTATAATCGCAAGAAAAATCTACCACCTAGTCCGATTGCTTTTCCGGTGATCGGTCACTTTTTCCAGATCAAGAATCCTCTGCATCAATATCTCGCCTCGTTATCGGCTAAATACGGCCCGATTTTATTCCTCCGGTTTGGCTGCCGGTCCATTGTGGTCGTGTCGTCGCCGTCTGCAATTGAAGAATGCTTCACAAAGAACGATATTGCGTTTTCAAACCGGCCGCCGACCATGGCGGGGGACCGGTTGACTTACAACTACACCGCCGTTGTATGGGCTCCGTACGGCCATCTTTGGAGGGTTCAACGCCGATTAGCCGTCGTGGAGCTATTTTCTACCGTCAGCCTCCATAGATCCTCCGTCATAAGGGAAGAAGAGGTCGGAAGTCTAGTCCGGTCTCTGTTCAGAGGCTCCGGCGACGGGAAATCGGCCGTGGACTTGAATAGTCTGGGAGGGACGTTGACTTTCAACGCGATGATGAGACTTGTCGCCGGAAAACGGTGtgtggaggaagaagatgtgGGGGGAGTGAAAGGAAAAGAGATTATTAAAGAAATCAGAGGGGTTATCTTTTTCAGTGAACCGGTTATGAGTACGTGTGATTTTTTCCCGGTTTTGAGGTTGTTTGGGTACAAAGGGATTGAGAAAAAGATGATCTTGTTccagaagaagagagaagaattCTTGAAGGGTTTGTTGGATGAAACCCGACACAAGAAAACATGTTCTTCTGATTCCGATGTTCTCAAGAACAGGGAGGATAAGAAGTCTTCAATGATTGAAGTCCTCTTGTCCCTTCAAAAATCAGAGCCTGAATTCTACACAGATGATCTTATCAAGAGTTACATATTGGtctgtacatttttttttaatattattgactctgttacattatagtatctgttcattaaTACTTTCTGAGTAACATATTACAAGGTTTTGTGTTTCAGATGATGTTTGTAGCAGGGAGCGAGACCTCAACAGTAACCATAGAATGGGCAATGACGCAGCTTTTATCTAACCCGAAGACAATGCGCAATCTGAGGTCCGAGATTGACAGCAACGTAGGAGCTGAGCGTCTGCTAAACGAGGCTGATCTTTCCAAGCTTCCCTATTTGCGTTGTGTTGTGAATGAGACACTAAGGTTATGCCCTCCCGTGCCACTTCTCTTACCTCGTTATACAACCCAAGATTGTGTGATTGGAGGGTACGAGGTTCCCAAGAATACGGCGTTAATGGTTAACGCCTGGGCGGTGCATCGGGACCCGGAGGTGTGGGAGGAGCCGGAGAAGTTCATGCCGGAGAGGTTTGAGgcaatggagaaggaaaaagatCAAGGGTTTAACTACAAGTTTGTCCCGTTCGGGATGGGGAGAAGATCTTGTCCCGGAAATAACATGGGTTTGAGAACAGTATGTTTGGCATTGGGGACATTGGTTCAGTGTTTTGACTGGGAAATTGGTGGAAAGGATAAAACCGCCGGCGATGTCATCTCGACGGCTAAGCCTCTGGAAGCAGTGTGCAGTCCTCGCAAAACTGCCATTCCATTTCTCTCCCAACTATAATGATTCAAGTATGCTTAGAATGTCTGCATTATGAAACAAAACATTGTACACATGTTTCTTGTTACAATAAAGTTGAtaataaatcaagaattggtCACATGTTTCTTGTTACAATAATGTCTCTGACATTGTGCACATGTTTCTTGTTTCGACTCCCCCAGAGCGGGTTGGGTTTCATGGCTTGAATTGATCAGCTATAAGCAATTTAAATTACTTTACTTCAGTTCTTTGACAGCTAGGGTTATAACTTATTAAAACATGATTTACTTCATGCATTACCTCGCGTATTGCTGCAGATTTCTCTTGTGACTCAAGAATTAGTCATAAAAATCGTTTCTTTgaggtaaagtttgcaactttggCTGGATTGCAGTACAAAATCATAATGTCACTTCAAAAAACTCTAATCTGATTAAAtctttactttaattttaatggCACAGATAATCTATCTCTCACTTCAGAGTTCAGAACTTCAGATCGCCGAAATTTGACCATGACCCGCCGCACTGAATCATTCATCTCGACCCTAAATCCAGGTTTCTGTGCTGCCTCCCTTTAAGAAATTCTTTGATTGTGTTCTGCAAAGTTGGTCTATAAAATCTTGAGAAACTGATTAATGATTGCAATTTATTAGGTTGTCGTGTCGTGTCGGAGTACGCCATTGGAGTAAGATCATTTCCTGTCCGTGACGGCTGAGTCTTGAACCACAACCGGTTTTCCCATGTTGGTTGGACGAGTTTTGCCTTAAAATATTGCatgtaagaatttttttttgatatattagaTAAAGATTAGTCAAATTAATCTTAAGCCTCCAAAATCCTTATTCAAGTGTAGTTGGAGGAGATAAATTGATTCATTTTGTTCGTTTTCTAATTCCACCCCTTTTCTGTACACTCTGCACACAAAGAGTCTTCATGACCTCGATTAGTCATATCTTTCAATGAGCCTCTGATTTCTAATGAGATTCAAACCTCTACATTGTTACTGTAACAAGACTTTTAAGGTGATTGGTCAAACTATAATTGAGATATTCTTGCGCGGCGCATGTATgaatatattttccattttcagCTTCTCTTTGGCCGTGAAAGTTACTGAATTTAGGCGACTAGATTCTCCACAAAGACCAAGTCCAGGATACTGGCCTGGCTTTAGTATTTTGCCTCCTCAGATGAGAGACTACAATGGTTGACAACTTGAGATTCCTTCACTACACATACagcaaatttaataattttatactccATCCTTTCATTGGAATATTAATGGGTGGTGATGGAGCAATATACCTTGCTTGAAACGATCGATCACCCCTCCTCAGTTCTTGTGATGAACAGATGATCGAGACTTCCCATTACTTTTCACATTAATTGAACCTTGATTCCTTTCAAACAGTATCACCAAATCTTCAATGTTGTCCATGCCTAATATGTTACTGGAAGATAACAATGCTACAGCGTAGTAGCGTAAAGCCAGTGGAGCCCAATAACATCCGCTTCATTTTTCAAACCCGAATCGCATTTGCTGATTGAGTCGGGTATGTACAGTGCAATATGATACGGTATAGGGGTAATCGTTCTAAATGTTTCATCATGGCAATTAATAAAAGACCTCATATGCTTTCTGGGGTGCAAGACTCACTCTAATAGGCCGAATTATATAAtctctttttcttcatttttgttttctgttCTTGATCTTTTGATAGTCAATATCAAATGCTGATTAGGCAACTAAAGTAGCTTTTCTTTTATCTTTCTGAGAATtctaaatataaaacaaaaacaaaaacaaaaaaaaaaaccaaaaaattgtGTGAAATAGTTTCACACAGGACTAAAAATGATGTGAAAAGTGTAAAATCATGAAAATATCCCCACATAATTCGAAAGTATATATACAATCAGACATGGAAATACAGCCCTAAAAATTTACACATCTCTATAAATAATGGTTTATGGTGTAAGGTAATTTACAAGCTTTGTGTATGTATACTTCAACATATCAATCTTCGTTCTACAAACTACAATATAATGAAAGGAAAAATGGCaaattttgtatgtatatatactttgatCATCAGTGACCACTGCCTTTCTTGCTTGGACCAGAAGCCAACACGAACGCATTATTACTCTTCGCTGCACCGCCGCCCGTTCTGCTATTAAACGAGTTGGTCGTCGACTTCCCGGACGGCGGCACACCGCCGGCCTTCTTGTTCGCCGTCTCCGATAGTAATACGCGGCACTGAGCCGTGGCGATTTGTGCGGCCGCCATTATAAGCAATAAAAATCCCAGAACAGCATAAAAGCTCTTCATTATATTGATGAGCTTTGTTCTGGGTATTGTGTGGGATTACGTTTAAATAGTTCCAGGGTGATACAAAggcatgtgtgtatatatacaagtggcgatatagagagagagaggggcgGAGGTGAGGGGACGGTGAAGGGCGAGCCTCTAAAAGTGGGGGATTTGATTAATTGG
Coding sequences within it:
- the LOC116022279 gene encoding cytochrome P450 81C13-like, which encodes MEKLEYYYAAGLLSFLFLILLRKSVYNRKKNLPPSPIAFPVIGHFFQIKNPLHQYLASLSAKYGPILFLRFGCRSIVVVSSPSAIEECFTKNDIAFSNRPPTMAGDRLTYNYTAVVWAPYGHLWRVQRRLAVVELFSTVSLHRSSVIREEEVGSLVRSLFRGSGDGKSAVDLNSLGGTLTFNAMMRLVAGKRCVEEEDVGGVKGKEIIKEIRGVIFFSEPVMSTCDFFPVLRLFGYKGIEKKMILFQKKREEFLKGLLDETRHKKTCSSDSDVLKNREDKKSSMIEVLLSLQKSEPEFYTDDLIKSYILMMFVAGSETSTVTIEWAMTQLLSNPKTMRNLRSEIDSNVGAERLLNEADLSKLPYLRCVVNETLRLCPPVPLLLPRYTTQDCVIGGYEVPKNTALMVNAWAVHRDPEVWEEPEKFMPERFEAMEKEKDQGFNYKFVPFGMGRRSCPGNNMGLRTVCLALGTLVQCFDWEIGGKDKTAGDVISTAKPLEAVCSPRKTAIPFLSQL